One Capsicum annuum cultivar UCD-10X-F1 chromosome 2, UCD10Xv1.1, whole genome shotgun sequence genomic window carries:
- the LOC107857635 gene encoding probable WRKY transcription factor 14 isoform X1 yields MCSPQKDMTNNYQGDLADIFRGGNSTTSGDQSSTSVVPVPDGWQFPSINYSASVIEEPTASLVQDFGDPFCNLRDPLLFHDLDMIPQASSSLFNPTQENNNHFGPNIDSPSMKIRRPNIFSTMLQISPTTKLAMSPCDIACSSPNSNVNVIGALVPTQDAIISPNSSKTCLVENSGLQISSPRNTGIKRRKSQAKKVVCTPAPAPANSRQGGEVVPSDLWAWRKYGQKPIKGSPYPRGYYRCSSSKGCSARKQVERSRTDPNMLVITYTSEHNHPWPTQRNALAGSTRSQPNNSKHTTTSKNNTNIMPNNSQYQGDTSFNEDEQNERNINHDNNVAQANISTYPKVKEEVAEEDLQQQLGEMRNVEFSKGSYQPILPDSSNQCHEDFFADLVELEADPLNFLFANTLSGDINEVGQKKAIDAFNLYNWSKDRNTNINNKGTQADT; encoded by the exons aTGTGCAGCCCGCAAAAAGACATGACGAATAATTATCAAGGTGATTTAGCTGATATATTCAGAGGTGGAAATAGTACCACTTCCGGTGATCAGTCATCAACTAGTGTTGTTCCTGTTCCTGACGGATGGCAGTTTCCTAGCATAAACTATTCGGCCTCTGTGATTGAAGAACCGACGGCGTCGTTGGTTCAAGATTTTGGAGATCCATTTTGTAACTTGAGAGATCCACTACTCTTCCATGATCTTGATATGATTCCACAGGCCAGTTCAAGCTTATTCAACCCGACCcaagaaaataataatcattttggACCAAACATTGATTCTCCATCAATGAAAATTAGACGACCTAACATCTTTTCAACGATGCTTCAGATCTCTCCTACCACCAAGTTGGCCATGTCACCATGTGATATAGCCTGCTCCTCCCCCAACTCTAATGTTAATGTTATTGGTGCATTAGTTCCTACTCAAGATGCTATTATCTCTCCTAATTCCTCCAAAACATGCTTAGTGGAAAACTCTGGCTTGCAGATCTCATCTCCGCGAAATACGGGTATCAAAAGAAG AAAGAGTCAGGCAAAAAAGGTGGTGTGTACACCAGCACCAGCACCTGCAAATAGCCGGCAAGGGGGAGAAGTTGTTCCATCTGATTTATGGGCTTGGAGAAAGTACGGTCAGAAGCCAATCAAAGGCTCCCCTTACCCAAG AGGTTACTATAGGTGCAGTAGTTCCAAGGGATGTTCAGCAAGGAAGCAAGTGGAAAGAAGCAGGACAGACCCAAACATGTTAGTCATCACCTACACTTCAGAACATAACCATCCATGGCCAACTCAAAGAAATGCCCTTGCTGGATCAACCAGGTCTCAGCCTAATAATTCCAAACACACTACAACCTCAAAGAACAACACTAATATTATGCCAAATAATTCTCAATACCAAGGCGATACAAGTTTCAATGAAGATGAACAAAATGAGAGAAACATTAATCATGACAATAATGTTGCACAAGCGAACATTTCAACGTACCCAAAAGTGAAGGAAGAGGTGGCCGAAGAAGATCTTCAACAGCAACTAGGGGAAATGCGTAATGTTGAATTTTCTAAAGGGAGTTATCAGCCAATATTACCAGACTCGTCGAATCAGTGTCATGAGGATTTCTTTGCAGATTTGGTGGAACTTGAAGCTGACCCTCTAAACTTTTTGTTTGCCAATACTCTCTCGGGAGATATCAATGAAGTGGGACAGAAGAAGGCCATCGACGCATTCAACTTGTACAATTGGAGCAAAGACCGTAACACCAACATAAACAACAAGGGTACTCAAGCCGACACATAA
- the LOC107857635 gene encoding probable WRKY transcription factor 14 isoform X2 has translation MCSPQKDMTNNYQGDLADIFRGGNSTTSGDQSSTSVVPVPDGWQFPSINYSASVIEEPTASLVQDFGDPFCNLRDPLLFHDLDMIPQASSSLFNPTQENNNHFGPNIDSPSMKIRRPNIFSTMLQISPTTKLAMSPCDIACSSPNSNVNVIGALVPTQDAIISPNSSKTCLVENSGLQISSPRNTGIKRRKSQAKKVVCTPAPAPANSRQGGEVVPSDLWAWRKYGQKPIKGSPYPRCSSSKGCSARKQVERSRTDPNMLVITYTSEHNHPWPTQRNALAGSTRSQPNNSKHTTTSKNNTNIMPNNSQYQGDTSFNEDEQNERNINHDNNVAQANISTYPKVKEEVAEEDLQQQLGEMRNVEFSKGSYQPILPDSSNQCHEDFFADLVELEADPLNFLFANTLSGDINEVGQKKAIDAFNLYNWSKDRNTNINNKGTQADT, from the exons aTGTGCAGCCCGCAAAAAGACATGACGAATAATTATCAAGGTGATTTAGCTGATATATTCAGAGGTGGAAATAGTACCACTTCCGGTGATCAGTCATCAACTAGTGTTGTTCCTGTTCCTGACGGATGGCAGTTTCCTAGCATAAACTATTCGGCCTCTGTGATTGAAGAACCGACGGCGTCGTTGGTTCAAGATTTTGGAGATCCATTTTGTAACTTGAGAGATCCACTACTCTTCCATGATCTTGATATGATTCCACAGGCCAGTTCAAGCTTATTCAACCCGACCcaagaaaataataatcattttggACCAAACATTGATTCTCCATCAATGAAAATTAGACGACCTAACATCTTTTCAACGATGCTTCAGATCTCTCCTACCACCAAGTTGGCCATGTCACCATGTGATATAGCCTGCTCCTCCCCCAACTCTAATGTTAATGTTATTGGTGCATTAGTTCCTACTCAAGATGCTATTATCTCTCCTAATTCCTCCAAAACATGCTTAGTGGAAAACTCTGGCTTGCAGATCTCATCTCCGCGAAATACGGGTATCAAAAGAAG AAAGAGTCAGGCAAAAAAGGTGGTGTGTACACCAGCACCAGCACCTGCAAATAGCCGGCAAGGGGGAGAAGTTGTTCCATCTGATTTATGGGCTTGGAGAAAGTACGGTCAGAAGCCAATCAAAGGCTCCCCTTACCCAAG GTGCAGTAGTTCCAAGGGATGTTCAGCAAGGAAGCAAGTGGAAAGAAGCAGGACAGACCCAAACATGTTAGTCATCACCTACACTTCAGAACATAACCATCCATGGCCAACTCAAAGAAATGCCCTTGCTGGATCAACCAGGTCTCAGCCTAATAATTCCAAACACACTACAACCTCAAAGAACAACACTAATATTATGCCAAATAATTCTCAATACCAAGGCGATACAAGTTTCAATGAAGATGAACAAAATGAGAGAAACATTAATCATGACAATAATGTTGCACAAGCGAACATTTCAACGTACCCAAAAGTGAAGGAAGAGGTGGCCGAAGAAGATCTTCAACAGCAACTAGGGGAAATGCGTAATGTTGAATTTTCTAAAGGGAGTTATCAGCCAATATTACCAGACTCGTCGAATCAGTGTCATGAGGATTTCTTTGCAGATTTGGTGGAACTTGAAGCTGACCCTCTAAACTTTTTGTTTGCCAATACTCTCTCGGGAGATATCAATGAAGTGGGACAGAAGAAGGCCATCGACGCATTCAACTTGTACAATTGGAGCAAAGACCGTAACACCAACATAAACAACAAGGGTACTCAAGCCGACACATAA